Proteins encoded together in one Quercus lobata isolate SW786 chromosome 3, ValleyOak3.0 Primary Assembly, whole genome shotgun sequence window:
- the LOC115980161 gene encoding cation/calcium exchanger 5-like: MGTSVMFLLKLTIPQTTPSEWSRFYASANIVLCPLALLYACNSFMPFDHPIVFLPPQTHFPLWFILLFASSSLAVLHFIIEKEPPKTEQIPMPLIAFVMSVFWISTIAGELLNCLEALGSLLELPPAFLGLTVLAWGNSVGDLVADVAVAKAGQPAMAMAGCFAGPMFNMLVGLGTALVIQTADVYPNAYELHFHLGIVTAFVFLLLSFMGSLLVIIWCRFRVPVPSCSSEHALVGFSN, from the coding sequence ATGGGAACTTCTGTCATGTTTCTATTAAAGCTCACTATTCCTCAAACCACACCTTCAGAATGGAGCAGGTTCTATGCATCAGCCAATATTGTTCTCTGCCCCCTAGCTCTTTTATATGCTTGCAATTCATTCATGCCATTTGATCATCCAATTGTTTTTCTCCCTCCCCAAACCCATTTCCCTCTCTGGTTTATATTACTATTTGCTAGCTCCTCGCTTGCAGTGCTTCACTTCATAATAGAAAAAGAGCCCCCAAAAACTGAGCAGATACCTATGCCGCTCATAGCATTTGTCATGAGTGTGTTCTGGATATCCACTATTGCTGGGGAATTGCTGAACTGCCTTGAAGCACTTGGATCACTTCTTGAATTGCCGCCAGCATTTCTTGGGCTCACAGTACTTGCATGGGGAAATTCAGTGGGGGATCTAGTTGCCGATGTGGCAGTTGCCAAAGCTGGTCAGCCTGCAATGGCCATGGCTGGCTGCTTTGCTGGGCCAATGTTTAACATGCTTGTTGGGCTTGGAACAGCTTTGGTGATACAAACTGCCGATGTTTATCCAAATGCTTATGAGCTCCATTTTCATTTGGGAATTGTGACTGCATTTGTCTTCCTGTTACTGAGCTTCATGGGGTCTCTACTGGTGATTATTTGGTGCAGATTCCGGGTGCCTGTACCTTCATGCTCATCTGAACATGCCTTGGTTGGCTTTTCAAACTAG